A section of the Alkalihalobacillus sp. LMS39 genome encodes:
- a CDS encoding WYL domain-containing protein — protein MSENKTGVRLLALKEILLFETDEHHQLSIKELIEKLKMYVPEFPADAKTVKKYIHTLRDSGFDIIENTGKHGELFYSHQVRLFETYQLRLLIDPVLSARFITTEEKKYLVSCLKQLTSKQIAKTLPDPVVYQQSINTDYNLIKHHIDIFHEAISQKKIVYFQYGDYNLEKSFTLRHEGRPYKIKPHALIWESDFYYLIGDDVKYGEEENPRNYRLDRMRHVVISDESFTQQQKDLSEYIQHSFHMFGGQDDWITLQFQLNRVTLNGVFDKFGMDSNVKQVDEKSFLVKAKAKISAGLKAWILSWGSQVHVVSPLSLQQEIEQEIEKMIALYSK, from the coding sequence ATGAGTGAAAATAAAACAGGTGTGCGCTTACTCGCGTTAAAAGAAATTTTGCTATTTGAAACAGATGAACATCATCAGCTTTCGATAAAAGAGTTAATAGAAAAGTTAAAAATGTATGTGCCAGAGTTTCCTGCAGATGCTAAAACGGTGAAAAAGTATATTCATACATTAAGAGATAGCGGGTTTGATATTATTGAAAACACAGGAAAACATGGTGAGCTCTTTTATAGCCATCAAGTCCGGTTATTTGAAACATACCAACTTCGACTATTAATTGACCCTGTTCTTTCTGCCAGGTTTATTACAACGGAGGAGAAAAAATATTTAGTGTCTTGTTTAAAACAGTTAACGAGTAAGCAAATCGCGAAAACATTACCAGACCCTGTCGTATACCAGCAATCTATTAATACGGATTACAACCTTATTAAACATCATATTGATATTTTTCATGAAGCGATATCACAGAAAAAAATCGTCTATTTCCAATATGGAGATTATAATCTTGAGAAATCTTTTACACTTCGTCATGAAGGGCGACCATATAAAATCAAACCTCACGCATTAATATGGGAGTCGGATTTTTACTATTTAATTGGTGATGATGTGAAATATGGGGAAGAAGAGAACCCACGAAATTACCGTCTAGATCGAATGCGACATGTTGTAATTTCAGATGAAAGCTTCACACAGCAACAAAAAGATTTAAGTGAATATATTCAACATTCATTTCATATGTTTGGTGGGCAGGATGATTGGATTACATTGCAATTTCAGCTCAATCGGGTCACGTTAAATGGTGTTTTTGATAAGTTTGGTATGGACTCCAATGTTAAGCAAGTAGATGAAAAATCGTTTCTTGTGAAAGCAAAGGCAAAAATAAGTGCCGGGTTGAAAGCTTGGATTTTATCATGGGGAAGCCAGGTTCATGTAGTGTCCCCGCTATCGTTACAACAGGAGATAGAGCAGGAAATTGAAAAAATGATCGCGCTTTATTCAAAGTAG
- a CDS encoding PTS mannitol transporter subunit IICB: MSNSANGSKQDVRVKIQRFGSYLSGMIMPNIGAFIAWGFITALFIPTGWWPNENLAQLVGPMITYLLPLLIGYTGGKMVYGDRGGVVGATATMGVIVGADIPMFLGAMIMGPLGGWLIKKIDEVVQPKVRQGFEMLVNNFTAGILAMLLTLAAFLGIGPVVLALNKVLAAGVEIIVNAGLLPLANIFIEPAKVLFLNNAINHGILSPLGAKEAAEAGKSILFLLETNPGPGLGILLAIMIFGAGTARQTAPGAIVIHFLGGIHEIYFPYILMKPMLILAAIAGGISGVFTFTLFNVGLVAPPSPGSIIALMGMTARGDHLGVLFGVLVATAVSFIVASIILKTGKKNEEEDMTAAAAKMEQLKGKKSSVAGSFETNTDFDSKNVKKIIFACDAGMGSSAMGASILKNKAKKAELDVNITNTSINNIPDDADIVITHKDLTSRAKEKLPTAYHISVENFLNSPKYDELMEKLK, from the coding sequence ATGTCCAATTCAGCAAACGGCTCAAAACAAGATGTCCGTGTTAAAATTCAGCGTTTTGGAAGTTATTTAAGTGGCATGATTATGCCAAATATCGGCGCCTTTATTGCTTGGGGGTTTATTACCGCACTTTTTATCCCAACAGGCTGGTGGCCAAATGAAAACTTAGCTCAACTTGTCGGACCGATGATTACGTATTTACTGCCACTCTTAATCGGTTATACTGGCGGTAAAATGGTATATGGTGATCGTGGGGGAGTTGTTGGGGCAACAGCGACGATGGGGGTTATCGTCGGAGCGGATATCCCAATGTTCCTTGGGGCGATGATTATGGGTCCACTTGGTGGATGGCTCATTAAGAAAATTGATGAAGTCGTTCAACCGAAAGTTCGTCAAGGCTTTGAAATGCTTGTAAACAATTTTACAGCGGGTATTTTAGCAATGTTACTGACATTAGCGGCGTTCCTCGGAATTGGTCCTGTTGTATTAGCCTTAAATAAGGTGTTAGCAGCAGGTGTGGAAATAATTGTTAATGCAGGGTTGTTACCATTAGCGAATATTTTTATTGAACCAGCTAAAGTTTTGTTTTTGAACAATGCAATTAACCATGGAATCTTAAGTCCATTAGGAGCAAAAGAAGCTGCAGAGGCTGGAAAGTCGATTTTATTCTTATTAGAAACAAATCCTGGACCGGGGTTAGGAATATTATTAGCGATTATGATTTTTGGCGCAGGGACGGCCAGACAAACGGCTCCTGGTGCTATTGTTATTCATTTCTTAGGTGGGATTCATGAAATTTACTTCCCGTATATTTTAATGAAACCAATGTTAATTTTAGCTGCTATTGCTGGTGGAATTAGTGGGGTTTTTACCTTCACATTATTTAATGTCGGATTAGTAGCGCCGCCATCACCAGGAAGTATTATTGCATTAATGGGGATGACAGCGAGAGGAGATCATTTAGGAGTTCTATTTGGGGTTCTTGTTGCAACTGCAGTTTCCTTTATTGTCGCATCGATTATTTTAAAAACAGGGAAGAAAAACGAAGAAGAAGACATGACAGCAGCTGCTGCAAAAATGGAGCAACTGAAAGGAAAGAAAAGTTCAGTAGCAGGTTCTTTTGAAACGAATACTGATTTTGACTCGAAAAATGTGAAGAAAATCATCTTTGCTTGTGATGCTGGTATGGGCTCTAGTGCAATGGGAGCATCGATTTTAAAAAATAAAGCAAAGAAAGCAGAATTAGATGTAAATATTACGAATACGTCGATTAACAATATTCCAGATGATGCGGATATTGTGATCACTCACAAAGATTTAACTTCCCGTGCAAAAGAAAAATTGCCTACGGCTTATCATATTTCGGTTGAAAATTTCTTAAATAGTCCAAAATATGATGAGTTAATGGAAAAACTAAAATAA
- a CDS encoding UvrD-helicase domain-containing protein, whose protein sequence is MTKQIVDQRDRDKIKYHLHQNFLVEAGAGSGKTTSLVDRMVNLIYTETNQIEEIVAITFTRKAADELKTRFQNELEKVWKEEGNTQTKRKLEVAIQNVERCFIGTVHAFCDRLLRERPIEANLDMMFRELEDEDDKQLAEEAWAVYLSKLQAEDELKLTAMHEIGVTEELLLDRFQMIKHYPDVEWVATTTEMPPVETTFTRFITLLKEAKRCIPDSIEKGPDSLQKNILQALRKARYQKETPALIIEVFELFESKSAFAITQKKWTTKEDAKEYKARIELFVEDAVAPLLQQWREYCHPIIISFLKGALQVYERMKKERSLLNFQDLLIQTTKLLQCNPEIRLYFQEKYRCLLVDEYQDTDPIQAQMMFFLTGEDVTEQDWLKCKPRAGSLFVVGDPKQAIYRFRRADIDIYNKVKELICLHGGEVLQLTMNFRTVDSITEKLNQVFQHHLPEQESKYQAAYRPLHSFHSDSQKTSKIKKIVVPVDFTKNQAMLIEKDAENICASVQALLQQGYEPKDMMIITRYNAGIDVYSAKLEQAGIPVSVSGEMSIGTTRVFQELLILLETFVDLTNSVALVATLRSRWFGISDEQLYDWKQSGGSFSIYSSSTLENEPIHPVEKAFRKLKLYTKWVRSYTPFVAIEKIIEDVGFYPLLLTNDYGKREYTQFVQMIEALRKEEENGHTLYFDIISRLSNFLSKKVKVVNLDENTNAVRILNVHKAKGLEAPIVFLAHPGKKTDVGKFISSHIKREQKASKGYFLFTKQRGFTKTTIGQPKDWDEYKAEEETYLLEEELRILYVAATRAEKLMIISSCEKKDSQNPWGLLLKGITDMEEVELKESIPMEKEQVISSVTLDSYLHETESLFDWVSESATPSYLKVSPTDGKELKQLVDVEREDGGGLQWGSLIHDVFEQHVKQSVTAEQVSSSLQKYQLSIERKSEVCSLVEELEGTNIWRELQKADHVLTEVPFSLFIHKGDPLYEQLHEQGTTPIFLSGVIDLVYKTEEKWTIVDYKTDRLKDINQLSRLTSYYENQVMLYKQVWEKLTNEEVDKVLLYYVTHQQIVDMM, encoded by the coding sequence ATGACTAAACAAATTGTTGACCAAAGGGACCGAGACAAAATCAAATATCATTTACACCAAAATTTTTTAGTGGAAGCGGGAGCGGGTTCAGGGAAAACAACAAGTTTAGTTGATCGCATGGTAAACCTGATTTATACAGAAACAAATCAAATAGAAGAAATCGTTGCCATTACGTTCACGAGAAAAGCGGCAGATGAATTAAAAACGAGATTTCAAAACGAATTAGAAAAAGTGTGGAAAGAGGAAGGAAACACTCAAACAAAAAGAAAGCTTGAGGTCGCCATTCAAAATGTAGAACGGTGTTTTATTGGAACAGTACATGCTTTTTGCGATCGATTACTGCGGGAGCGGCCGATTGAAGCAAATCTTGATATGATGTTTCGTGAACTTGAGGACGAAGATGACAAACAACTTGCCGAAGAAGCATGGGCTGTCTATCTTTCCAAACTCCAAGCGGAGGATGAGTTAAAACTAACGGCAATGCATGAGATTGGTGTAACGGAAGAGTTACTACTTGACCGATTTCAAATGATAAAACATTATCCTGATGTTGAATGGGTGGCTACCACAACGGAAATGCCACCGGTGGAAACAACCTTCACGAGATTTATTACATTGCTTAAGGAAGCCAAACGATGTATTCCAGATAGCATTGAGAAAGGTCCAGATTCATTACAAAAAAACATCCTACAAGCTTTACGAAAAGCTCGTTATCAAAAAGAAACCCCTGCCCTTATTATTGAAGTGTTTGAGCTATTTGAGTCGAAATCTGCTTTTGCGATTACGCAAAAAAAGTGGACCACGAAAGAAGATGCGAAAGAATATAAAGCGCGTATTGAATTATTTGTAGAAGACGCCGTTGCTCCATTATTACAACAATGGCGAGAGTATTGCCATCCGATTATCATTTCCTTTCTAAAAGGGGCATTACAAGTGTATGAGCGAATGAAAAAAGAGCGTTCACTCTTAAACTTTCAAGATCTTCTTATTCAAACAACGAAGCTATTACAGTGTAATCCAGAAATCCGGCTGTATTTTCAAGAAAAATATCGATGTTTGCTTGTTGATGAATATCAAGATACGGATCCAATTCAAGCACAAATGATGTTCTTTTTAACTGGAGAAGATGTAACAGAGCAAGATTGGCTAAAATGTAAACCACGTGCGGGGTCACTTTTTGTAGTAGGAGACCCGAAACAAGCGATTTATCGTTTTCGAAGGGCAGATATTGATATTTACAATAAAGTAAAAGAGTTAATTTGTTTGCATGGTGGGGAAGTGTTGCAGCTAACGATGAATTTTCGTACCGTTGACAGCATTACAGAAAAGTTAAATCAAGTGTTTCAACACCATTTGCCAGAACAAGAGTCGAAATACCAAGCTGCGTATCGTCCATTGCATTCGTTTCATTCTGACTCACAAAAAACAAGTAAGATTAAAAAAATCGTTGTCCCTGTTGATTTCACAAAAAACCAAGCAATGTTGATTGAAAAAGATGCCGAAAATATATGTGCTTCGGTTCAAGCGTTATTACAACAAGGTTATGAGCCAAAAGATATGATGATTATTACACGTTACAATGCAGGGATTGATGTTTATAGTGCAAAGCTTGAACAAGCCGGTATTCCCGTAAGTGTAAGTGGTGAAATGAGCATTGGTACGACAAGGGTATTTCAAGAATTGCTTATTTTACTAGAAACATTTGTTGATCTCACTAATTCAGTCGCTCTAGTCGCAACATTACGGAGTCGGTGGTTTGGAATTAGTGATGAACAATTATACGACTGGAAACAATCAGGTGGTTCTTTTTCCATCTACAGTTCTTCAACACTTGAAAATGAGCCAATTCATCCAGTTGAAAAAGCATTTAGAAAGCTTAAATTATACACGAAATGGGTGCGCTCATATACCCCTTTCGTTGCTATTGAGAAAATCATTGAGGATGTTGGTTTTTATCCGCTATTACTAACAAATGATTACGGAAAACGGGAGTATACCCAGTTTGTACAAATGATTGAAGCGCTCAGAAAAGAAGAGGAAAACGGTCATACACTTTATTTTGATATCATTTCTCGTTTGTCTAATTTTTTATCAAAAAAAGTGAAGGTCGTTAACTTAGATGAAAATACGAATGCGGTCCGGATTTTAAATGTCCATAAAGCAAAGGGGTTAGAAGCACCAATCGTTTTTCTGGCTCACCCTGGAAAGAAAACGGATGTTGGCAAGTTTATTTCATCTCATATTAAACGAGAACAGAAAGCTTCAAAAGGCTATTTTCTTTTTACGAAACAAAGGGGTTTTACGAAAACAACGATCGGTCAACCAAAGGATTGGGATGAATATAAAGCAGAAGAAGAAACCTATCTTCTCGAAGAAGAGCTTCGAATTCTTTATGTTGCTGCAACTAGGGCAGAAAAGCTAATGATCATTAGTAGTTGTGAAAAAAAAGACAGCCAGAATCCATGGGGTTTGTTGCTAAAAGGAATCACGGATATGGAAGAAGTGGAGTTGAAAGAATCAATCCCAATGGAAAAAGAGCAGGTGATATCTTCCGTTACACTAGATTCCTATCTTCATGAAACAGAAAGCTTGTTTGATTGGGTGTCTGAAAGTGCAACACCGTCTTATCTAAAAGTCAGTCCTACGGATGGAAAAGAGTTAAAACAGCTTGTAGATGTTGAACGAGAAGATGGTGGGGGACTGCAATGGGGATCACTGATTCATGACGTATTTGAGCAGCATGTAAAGCAATCTGTGACGGCTGAACAGGTTAGTTCAAGTCTTCAAAAATACCAGTTGTCGATTGAACGGAAATCAGAGGTTTGTTCGCTTGTTGAAGAATTGGAAGGAACAAATATATGGAGAGAACTGCAAAAAGCAGATCACGTGTTAACGGAAGTTCCTTTTTCTCTTTTTATTCATAAAGGAGATCCTTTATATGAACAACTACACGAACAAGGGACAACACCGATTTTTTTATCAGGCGTTATTGACCTTGTGTATAAAACAGAGGAGAAATGGACGATTGTTGATTATAAAACCGATCGACTCAAAGATATTAATCAATTATCGAGATTGACGAGCTACTATGAGAACCAAGTTATGCTGTACAAGCAAGTTTGGGAAAAACTAACGAATGAAGAAGTAGATAAAGTTTTGCTTTATTATGTGACACATCAGCAAATCGTTGACATGATGTAA
- a CDS encoding manganese catalase family protein, whose protein sequence is MFYHVKELQYNAKPSQPDPVYAKKLQEILGGQFGEISVMMQYLFQGWNCRGDKKYRDMLLDIGTEEIAHVEMLATMIAQLVDGAPAHDQEEAAKNPVVEAVLGGMNPQHAIVNGLGAQPNDSVGFPWTARYMISSGNLLADFRANLNAESQGRLQAIRLYEMTTDPGVRDMLSFLIARDSMHQNQWMAAIHELEQTESVIVPSTFNREYEIQEVANQFMNFSSGEESSQGRWAKGPTFDGQGNFEYVANPEAMGQHPQLQPGPAYIHGTNPTNMQMMQQQANMNGNQPSDQSFMQ, encoded by the coding sequence ATGTTCTATCATGTCAAAGAGCTTCAATACAATGCAAAACCGTCACAACCTGACCCGGTATATGCAAAAAAACTCCAAGAAATACTTGGAGGCCAATTCGGAGAGATTTCTGTCATGATGCAATATTTATTCCAAGGTTGGAACTGTCGTGGAGATAAAAAGTACCGTGATATGCTATTAGATATCGGAACAGAGGAAATTGCTCACGTTGAAATGTTAGCGACGATGATTGCCCAGCTAGTAGACGGTGCCCCTGCTCATGATCAAGAAGAGGCAGCAAAAAATCCTGTTGTTGAAGCGGTGTTAGGCGGCATGAATCCACAGCATGCCATTGTCAACGGTCTAGGCGCACAACCAAATGATAGCGTCGGTTTCCCATGGACGGCTCGCTATATGATTTCAAGTGGTAACTTACTTGCCGATTTTCGCGCGAATTTAAACGCAGAATCCCAAGGCCGACTTCAAGCGATTCGCTTATATGAAATGACGACAGACCCTGGTGTGCGTGACATGTTATCATTCTTAATCGCTAGAGATTCGATGCACCAAAACCAGTGGATGGCTGCCATTCATGAACTTGAGCAAACGGAAAGTGTGATTGTCCCGAGTACCTTTAACCGTGAATATGAAATTCAAGAAGTCGCCAATCAATTTATGAACTTCTCATCAGGGGAAGAAAGCAGTCAAGGCCGCTGGGCAAAAGGACCAACATTTGATGGTCAAGGAAACTTCGAATACGTCGCAAATCCTGAAGCAATGGGCCAACACCCACAATTGCAGCCAGGTCCTGCTTATATTCATGGAACAAACCCAACGAACATGCAAATGATGCAACAACAAGCAAACATGAATGGTAATCAACCTTCTGATCAATCGTTTATGCAATAA